Sequence from the Panicum virgatum strain AP13 chromosome 5N, P.virgatum_v5, whole genome shotgun sequence genome:
GAAGAAATTTTCCCTCCCTCCAATTCTGCAAACAGTTATAATCGAAGTATTATTTTCTATACTTAAGACTTTAACGGCATTCATACCATGTCCGCTAGGAAAAACTACCACATACGTACCTACATATTCCACATCCATTGCAGTGATACTGTTGTTTAGAAACCTAAAATCACAAACAGAAGATTTAGCAAGGCACGCACTAACATCTACATAAAACAAACAGAAGATACAATAGCAAAATTTATCTTACTAACATCATCATCAAAGAGCTTGCACAATCCACAGAAGTACTTCCCCATGCATACTCCACAATTGATGCATACTTGTCGTACCTGGCAACAGACAAAGCAGCATGATGATATACTTACATAGATACATAAATTTAGCATGTCACGAAGTAGTAGCAAAGGTTGAGTCACACACCTCTTGTTCGGTGCCACATAATGAGCATATAACCTGATGACAGAAAAGTGAAAACATGGACTCAGCTGAATGCAAAAGTAACTTGCAAGCAAAAGGTGAACCTAGAGGGAAAACTTACTTGCTGTACTTCCTGGCGTGGAAGTTCATGCCTCCTCATTGTATCAACTTTAATGGAATTCTGTCAGTAAAAGTACATCTTATATTAGTTTTCCTATATGTAAGATGAACCATGGTTCAAAAACAATAATAGGCACACTCATACTAAGCACATACAATAAACATGGAATATTCCACTGAATACCAATTACATAATAGAAACAAAACAAGAGCAGATAATACTCACTGAAGATTCTAGATAGAAATACAGGCTGCAAGTGCCACGTATAAAGCTGTAGCAGACATCAAGCTACTAAGTATCTTGAGCAAGAACTGAGTACCTATCTAGAATGAGTAAAAACATACCATACTGCATGTGTTTTCAGACTTTTCACTATTAGTAAGATCATGCATCAATACACGACAATTGACAAAGCGCACAAAGCAAATTGAATATCCTAGATCAGAAAACATGACGTGACAATATAAAATTGATCCCCCGCACTAACAACTCTAAAAATTATACCTTAACTTCATTGTGGCAGTGCCGGCAATCAAAGATCTCATTGCAGCAAGGAGCTCGTATGCGGCATCTCCTTCTGTAGTGTGGACACCTGCCATTCAAATGCTTGTTACTTGATATCACGGAGAACTCCTAAGCTGATGCCAAATTGACAAGGCAACCAAAGGTTAAGTGAAAATCATACCCATACTGCATTATTCCTTTCTCAAATTTCTCAAAATCATCAGGATCTGAACCATTGATCTTCTCTTTTTTGTAATTTCCACCAGACTCCAAAGAGCCCTTGGCATATTCCTCCACATTTAGCTTGGCTTGTCCATGTTGAGCAGAAGTAGACTCAAGGTGTAGGTCCAATGCGCCCATCTTGACTGTTTTTTTATCGCTGAAAGCTATCACGTTGCAAACACAACACAAATACCTGCAAATATCATGTATTTAGCAGGATTGCTCCCGAGTCCCGATACAGAATGCAGTGGGAGATCCTAAATTCAAGGAAACCACTCCGCACAGTTCTGGAATGCCATATACTGCTGAAGACCAGGCATCACAAAAGATGAAAGCAACGCCGAACATCTTCAACCAGCAAAATCTCGATAAACTGATCACCCAACAGTCACAGATAGCACTATCTATCTGCACAGTGAGCTGAGAGGGGAATAATACTACTCGATTGGTATCCATCCAGACTCCAGAGAATTCCCAAGCAATCGAACATCCATCTGCACGAAATTTACCGCGTTGTCCACCCCCATTCTCTGGCAAGAGGAACACGTCATAGCATCAAATGCCAggaaatggaagaaaaaaaatgaaacgtGACAAGGTTTCGATATGTTAACGTGTACCACTCATGCACTTGTTTTA
This genomic interval carries:
- the LOC120675488 gene encoding probable E3 ubiquitin-protein ligase RZFP34; amino-acid sequence: MGALDLHLESTSAQHGQAKLNVEEYAKGSLESGGNYKKEKINGSDPDDFEKFEKGIMQYGCPHYRRRCRIRAPCCNEIFDCRHCHNEVKNSIKVDTMRRHELPRQEVQQVICSLCGTEQEVRQVCINCGVCMGKYFCGLCKLFDDDVSKQQYHCNGCGICRIGGRENFFHCSKCGCCYSIVLKNSHACVEGAMHHDCPICFEYLFESTNDVSVLPCGHTIHVKCLKEMEEHCQFACPLCSKSVCDMSKAWERLDMELATLSDSYDDKMVSILCNDCGAISEVHFHLIAHKCQNCKSYNTRQI